The stretch of DNA gtgcacctttagtccacaaatgactCAGTGAAGAACAGGCATaccatgtgacattccaggaactaacagaggcctaCAGAGATCGCTATAATCATGGCTATAACatgcagataaacacttttgaagataataaatacatgattgcgacaatgtatacatgtattgtctcagaatttgcgtctgaatagtgcttgctccgtgggtgtggctgaattagcagataatgagctgaatcatgggcgtctgacatggctctcttttatacagattacataaacatagaatattttttttcgatttgacttacacatttcagtgtttctttagacataagtcaaatttttctgtgattagtattcactaagttacagttcattttctgacaACTATCAGATttgacttcgttcagagggagacgacagatcatgcatcatgttaggttctttattttgcaaaaagccagaattgccagaatgagccagtcatcgaggaagttgagaatgcgaacgccctgttccttgagcagaacaatggccacctccgCAACCTTGGTAAAGACGTGGggcgacagggccagcccgaagggcaggactttgtactgattaTGCCCGACCCTCAaacgcaaaccgtaggaagggtctgtgtcgaggcagaatcaaGACATGagagtatgcgtccttcaggtcgatcgctgcaaaccaatcctggggacggatgCATTAAAAAATGTGCTTCTGCATAAGCATCTTGAATGGCAGCCTGTGAAGGGACCAATTCAGGACACGCAGATCCTGGATTGGCCGTAACCGACCacctttcttgggtacaatgaagtaggacTTAGGACTTCATATCAGCTGGAGGGACTGGCTCGATTGCATCCTCCGCCCAGAAAACAGGTGCATTGTCCAGGGACACACGAGTGTAATGGACACCCCCTGAACACCATGGAACGCCGgacgaactgaatcgcatagccagAGGAACAGGCTGGAAAGCAACAGCCAGGCTCCCAGACTCAGCGGgacagcgggaccaaaggcaccacagacacTTCTGTGCGGCTGAGAACTGCTGGGCAAAGCCTGAGACACGAGGGAGTCCAGGAACCGATACTtatcggtctccctcatgtcctccaaggtcagccagaggtggcgctGCTGCGCTACAAGCATAGCCATTGCTTGACCAACAGAGTGAGCCATCACCTTAGTTATCCGGAGGGTGAGGTCAGTGGTGgcgcgcagctcccccagcagctgttggtcaagACCACCCTGGGGCATGTCCATGAGCACTTTGGCCTGATAGACCTGTAGCAGGGCCATGGCATGaaaggcagaggcagcctgtCCGCAGGCTCTGTAAGCATTCTTTGCTTTCTCAAGCTTGATGAGAATTTATAGGCCTGGGATGGGACCATCATCCAGAGTGGTGTAGGCAGAAGAGGGACCAGGCCTGGCACGAACGCTATACGGCTAtgcggtcactactgacgtgaccgactgaaagggaactcatTTTCTCCTCTAACTTTAAAATCCTCTGATATCGGAGGATatgaacactttacagttggttttgtgactgtcagtcattctctttaaacgCTACTGAAGGTAGAAATGTGAATACCAATGTCgtaactttatgccagtatctgctttcgtGGAGTCTATATAGTATAActtacatcacaaatgaggtgtgagtttggtcttttatatcactgtacttgtccattaagctgtgttaagagttttatatgtcctgatggcaggggaATCCTATGAAGTATGAGGAAaaccctagtattacaacacagtgCCGCAATATAAAGTTCAGGAAACttaacaacagagagaaatatatgtctacctCAGATTTAACTTTGATCTGTATATCAACATTGGGGAATAATGTTATAATCTTGTTTACTGGAGAGAAAGCTGCTAACATGTAGcctacacagggaaagtaatCGGGAAGatgctgaattaaacataaatgcagcttttgtgtctttatcagcttttctgcatatACTGTCCCTGATAATCATCATACGTTCACTTACCGCTTGTTATATTTctttaaatccgtttttatgaatgaatgatgacttactaactgttgctctggtcttcgtaaacagccgctagcgccacctgctggtgaggacgactaacagcagatggagATCATGCATCTGCACTCTACTGCTTTTCCTGCAgctcccggatgtgaaatgttgaattttctgccgaatgtgaaccactgaatttgtggaagtgAAATAAAGTGGACTGGAAATTGCCAGTTTGAATATTATagattgtatttttaaacagaattaatattttggaagtaaaatctgaaaggtgaatataaattaattaacttttaataatgaaaatgtgtgtgaaatgttttgaattgaaatattcatagcttaaatatacaaccatgttgaatttcagcacATAAAGATGCAAGACTGATAAATACAATGCTTCAAAATGCAagcacatttaattaatttacttccatacatGTATAGTGATAACTGTTCACATTAAACCatatcgattttttttttttgggtgaatttcagGTCATCTCTGCATGTAGAGAGAAGAAATGGGGGAAGAGGGGGTAAAAAAAAAGGCAATGTAGATTAAGGCAATGCTGAGGTTTGATCAAGTCAGATGGGGATGCTAATTTTGAAGaaagagttcaaatgttaatttcctttgCTTTCTCAGAGAGAAGTCCTCTCTTGGTCCAGACAGTCTGGCACCAGTCTTACAATTGTATGAGCTGTCCAAGCATTGTGAATTTGGAGCACAGAAAGACGAACACATTCACGACAGACTTGTTATTGGAATAGAGGACCGTTCGCCTACTGCTTTTTGCctgctatatagtagggaagtatgcggtTCCAGATTTAGCTGAGATAATGAAAGAAAACCTTCTCTGATGTTGGACATTGCCCTATTCTGGCATGAGAATAATTTTCTCCTATAATATTTCAGCAGTCATATTCTGTTTGGTTTCTATCAGCTGTTTAGATTCAGAACTAGCAATGCCATAATAGTGAATGAATCACTATTGACCTGATCGGTCAaacaggtacagaaattgtttGCGATTCagtttttcacaccaaaatagtAATGGGATATTTTataagacagaaaacaaaaagagCGCTGGATGAGGGTGATATTTGCCTAGGAAACAAACGTGCAAATGTCTTCTAGTGTTTGTCAATGATGAAGCAGCTGTGTGCAGCTTCCTTAAACTCCTCCCATGATGATTATGTCATTTAATATCATTCTAATAACCATATCCTCAAACCTTGTGACACaatattcttatttttatacatttatttgatttaactcCACAACACACATGATTTGctttattaatgcttttattgaTTAGAGGAGTGTTTCAGAGAAGGTATTGAGAAGAGATTAAAGCTTAGAAAAGATTCAAATGaagtttaatgttaaaatatcattttttgtAAAGATAAAATCACAAAGTGTAAAATCAATGTAACTATGGAGCAGCATGACTGCATATGATCTCAAGCATCTGTAACACAAAAATAGCCTATTTGGCCTGCACAGGTCCAGTCGTTCCAGCAACGGTTAGCTGTAGGgtggaaaaataaattaagttaTTCTGATCATTATAGGCACTTTGTGAAATCCAAATGAGCCATTACATGTTACTgtgaaattatgaaattatagTAATGTAAATTATTATGTGAAGTATTCAAAAACCAGACTGCATACTTACAGGTCGAGCTGATGTCCACACAGTTCTCAGTACCCACATTGTTAGGTTCTCCAGCGCACCAGTTGGTAAAGTCATTCACAGTACCATCAGTCCACAACCACTGTCCTTCCTAAAGAGCAAAGACATGATTATAAGAGTGCATTACTGTACTCAGACTTCAGTACAGAGCTAATTAATTTCAGCTTTATCCCATCTTCATTAGAACATTTAAATTTACTGTTTAGAGCAGAAATTCCAGTCTACTAATTCTCAACtaagttagttgacatgtagacGCAACGTTACTTATAATCAACAGAATCTGTTAAACGGACCATCAAAAAACAAGTGAAACTGAAATTCCAGTCTACAAATAAATATATCTCATTAGTACACACAATTTAACTTACTTGTTCACCATCATGAACACCAATCCAACCACGTGAGGAAGCAGTAGGCAACAGACCCAGCAGAAactcattttcctgtttattatgCACAGATGCGAGATTCGCACCAAGACTTTGGCAGTTTCTCTAAagagacagattttttttattgtcaatACAAAATCGAATCTTTTTAGCTTAAAGCATAAGTGactttttagtcattttcaaacaaagtCTG from Chanodichthys erythropterus isolate Z2021 chromosome 8, ASM2448905v1, whole genome shotgun sequence encodes:
- the LOC137024806 gene encoding ladderlectin-like codes for the protein MAVLRSLMLLFIIFSMGNAEVDLVIKCPAGWKSFGLRCFKYFPQSVNFITAERNCQSLGANLASVHNKQENEFLLGLLPTASSRGWIGVHDGEQEGQWLWTDGTVNDFTNWCAGEPNNVGTENCVDISSTSNRCWNDWTCAGQIGYFCVTDA